The following coding sequences lie in one Peromyscus maniculatus bairdii isolate BWxNUB_F1_BW_parent chromosome 3, HU_Pman_BW_mat_3.1, whole genome shotgun sequence genomic window:
- the Pon1 gene encoding serum paraoxonase/arylesterase 1 produces the protein MAKLIGLTFVGLLLALYKNHQSSYQRRLNALREVTPVDLPNCNLVKGVETGAEDLEILPNGLAFLSTGLKYPGIKSFDPDKPGKILLMDLNEKDPAVLELEITGNKLDKSSFNPHGVSTFTDEDNAVYLLVVNHPDSKSTVEVFKFQEEERSLLHLKTITHELLPSINDIAAVGPESFYATNDHYFADPYLKSWEMYLGLSWSNVVYYSPDKVQVVAEGFDFANGIGISPDGKHVYIAELLAHKIHVYEKHANWTLTPLKVLDFDTLVDNISVDPVTGDLWVGCHPNGIRIFFYDSEKPPGSEVIRIQNILSEEPKVTVVYAENGTVLQGTTVASVYKGKLLIGTVFHRALYCDL, from the exons ATGGCCAAGCTGATAGGGCTCACCTTTGTGGGGCTGCTGCTGGCACTCTACAAGAACCACCAGTCTTCCTATCA AAGAAGATTAAATGCTCTCCGTGAAGTAACTCCTGTAGACCTTCCCAACTGCAATTTAGTTAAAGGAGTCG AAACAGGTGCTGAAGACTTAGAGATCCTCCCTAATGGACTGGCTTTCCTAAGTACT GGACTAAAATATCCTGGAATAAAAAGTTTTGATCCCGATAAGCCTGGAAAAATACTTCTGATGGACTTGAATGAGAAGGACCCAGCAGTGTTGGAATTAGAAATTACAGGAAATAAGTTGGATAAATCATCATTCAACCCTCATGGAGTTAGTACATTCACAGATGAAG ATAATGCCGTGTACCTACTGGTGGTAAACCATCCAGACTCCAAGTCCACTGTGGAGGTGTTTAAATTTCAAGAAGAGGAAAGATCACTTTTGCATCTGAAAACCATCACACATGAACTTCTGCCTAG TATCAATGATATTGCCGCGGTTGGACCTGAGAGCTTTTATGCCACAAATGATCACTATTTTGCTGACCCATACTTAAAGTCCTGGGAGATGTACTTGGGTCTGTCATGGTCCAATGTTGTTTACTACAGTCCTGATAAAGTCCAAGTAGTAGCAGAAGGATTTGATTTCGCTAATGGCATTGGCATTTCCCCTGATGGCAA GCATGTCTATATAGCCGAATTATTGGCTCACAAGATTCACGTGTATGAAAAGCATGCTAATTGGACTTTAACTCCATTGAAG GTCCTCGACTTTGACACCCTTGTGGACAACATCTCTGTGGATCCTGTGACAGGGGACCTCTGGGTTGGTTGCCATCCCAACGGGATAAGGATCTTCTTCTACGACTCTGAGAAGCCTCCCGGCTCCGAG GTGATTCGAATCCAGAACATTCTATCAGAAGAACCTAAAGTAACTGTAGTTTATGCAGAAAATGGCACAGTGTTGCAAGGTACTACAGTTGCCTCTGTGTACAAAGGAAAACTGCTTATTGGCACTGTGTTCCACAGAGCTCTTTACTGTGATCTGTGA